Genomic DNA from Shouchella patagoniensis:
GACTAACAATAAACGTGAAAATATTTGGTTTTTTCGAAAAACTAAATTCTTCATGATCATGATCATACGGTCGTTGCTTTAATTGTTCCATCCGTTATACCCCTTTTTTCTTTTAATCGATCTTCTTACATTATACGTTTTCAACTATAAAAAACTAGCAACTTTATAAAAACTTTAGAATTATCTTTATATAAAATATAAAAAAAGACGTTTAAACGTCTTTTTTTATGATAGACTCTGTAATTTTTATACTTTTATTAACCGACTGGACAATTGGACAATTTTTCGAAGCGAGAGCTAATGATTTTTCTAACAGTTCTGTGGTTGAGACCGAACCTTTAACAAAAAATCGCAAGTGAACTTCTATCACTTCATTTACATTTGCTTCATTCCTGACAACATCTGCCTCAATATCGATTGAATCATATTGAATCCGCTTTTTATCTAAGATTTTCCTAAAAACACCACCACTACAAACAGCAATCGATGAGACAAGAAGTTGAAAAGGTCTAAAACCGGCTGAATCATCACCACTAATATCTAGTTGACCATATGGTAGATCCGTCGTATAGCCAAGTTCTTTCATTTTATATGTGAACACGTAAGGAACCTCCTAGTTCATCTAACTTACTATACTTCTATTATACCCGAACTACCCCTTCATTTGCAGATTGTTTATTTAATCTTTTATACTATACTTACACTCGATTCGGAAGATTACAGATGCTTTCTTTAAAATAGTGAAGCAGTTAAGTGAATATTCACTAGAAACGAAAAAGAATATCTGTGAAAATATGTAAATTGTATACTAAGAAAAAGAGGTGAAGATCTTGCGAAAATTTTGTCCAGAAAAAAAAGAGATCACAGCATATGAGTCACTCTTTACTGCCCTACCAATTGCCAACGTACATGATCCGTGTCAAGTTCTGCTAGCACGTTTAACAAAAGGAAATAAAATTGGTTGGCATCAAGCAACTGTGTCTCAACGTCTTATTTGTTTATCCGGTGAAGTAAATGTACGCGGAACCGATAATCATTTTACACTCTATGCTGGAGAGGGAGTTGAATGGACTAAGGAAGAA
This window encodes:
- a CDS encoding OsmC family protein, whose amino-acid sequence is MKELGYTTDLPYGQLDISGDDSAGFRPFQLLVSSIAVCSGGVFRKILDKKRIQYDSIDIEADVVRNEANVNEVIEVHLRFFVKGSVSTTELLEKSLALASKNCPIVQSVNKSIKITESIIKKDV